In Phragmites australis chromosome 16, lpPhrAust1.1, whole genome shotgun sequence, one DNA window encodes the following:
- the LOC133895239 gene encoding uncharacterized protein LOC133895239, with protein MLAYDAPADSLDECLRLGESTIIESMRRFVRAIVEVFGDEYLRAPNEEDTARLLDMNQRRGFPGMLGSIDCMHWRWKNCSLNDIDVLHRSHLLDNLAAGVAPKVHYSINGHHYTMGYYLADGIYPEWATFVKPIQAPVGRKRQHFVVQQAAARKDVERAFGVLQSRFSIVRGAARFWDQETLNDIMTACIIMHNMIIEDERPEGKVEYVYEGSGEDAVPFHEPTPHLKHLCKGTGELEVDRLIINSGTT; from the exons ATGTTAGCATATGATGCTCCTGCAGATTCCCTGGACGAGTGCCTCCGGCTAGGGGAGAGTACCATCATTGAGAGCATGAGGCGGTTCGTGCGTGCTATTGTCGAGGTGTTCGGTGACGAGTACCTCCGTGCTCCGAACGAGGAGGACACTGCTCGATTGCTGGATATGAACCAGCGTCgagggttccccgggatgctTGGAAGCAttgattgcatgcattggaggtggaagaact GTTCATTGAACGACATCGATGTGCTCCACCGGTCACATCTCCTCGACAACCTTGCTGCTGGTGTAGCACCCAAGGTACACTACTCCATTAATGGACACCATTACACAATGGGGTACTATCTTGCAGACGGCATCTATCCGGAGTGGGCGACGTTTGTGAAGCCCATACAAGCTCCAGTTGGCAGGAAGCGGCAACACTTCGTGGTGCAGCAGGCGGCTGCACGAAAGGATGTTGAACGGGCATTTGGAGTATTGCAGTCTCGATTTTCCATAGTTCGTGGAGCTGCGAGGTTCTGGGATCAGGAGACCCTGAATGACATAATGACGGCCTGCattatcatgcacaacatgataattgaaGATGAGAGACCGGAAGGGAAAGTCGAATATGTGTACGAGGGTTCGGGTGAGGACGCGGTGCCGTTCCACGAACCAACCCCCCACTTGAAGCATTTATGCAAAGGTACGGGCGAATTAGAAGTCGACCGGCTCATCATCAACTCTGGGACGACATAG